One genomic window of Methanosarcina acetivorans C2A includes the following:
- a CDS encoding TolB family protein: MLKNMLILFLLSLSVIVGLANPASEDPNINVTSLDEILQIEKGFMTISTEWSPDVQYLLVTCSKSDSPSTNIVKHYLLDTNSHTFGEIDYGVHGPDTNGILQAKWTPSGDKICFEVSGYGPTGPGNCYIFCNSDGTNLRGVGTNYTDLSKILENRGDIGSQRNLKWSPDSSKIAFEWQKPGNASTGVFIANGNGTNAHELSSATYPQPAWYDSGKVFIVTDEGTVDLINESSDLIDTFQPEDKDEKYWGFSLSPDRKKILLVSGLPDSFDLHTYISDTDGSNLKGNVSFYDGDNPEDTNILTKEYWQPNGSLLLVNQNRNLYIVEGNENNKRLLYEGNASEPQWFPDGKKILFVENKNKLYSIDIDGTNLSFITNFGPTPSHSWYNSDKIDRFSIYSISPSGDVIVFASALNPDTGKFYKNETDKILESENDSSKYSSIAAPLFIVNCNGSSLTQVTPTTKGRFDMLRRWRPDGKQFTIESYSLYRTDWEDSLVDLNNQNSSSMWTNMTVTKIIEREDPATVGKAQNSESNSINTSQVTENKETTNKSPSFMFLQLFVCIMGVWLLHKAREQ; this comes from the coding sequence ATGTTAAAAAATATGTTAATCTTATTTTTATTATCGCTTTCAGTTATTGTAGGATTAGCAAACCCTGCATCGGAAGATCCAAATATTAACGTTACATCGCTTGATGAAATTCTCCAGATAGAAAAAGGATTCATGACGATTTCAACGGAATGGAGTCCTGATGTGCAATATCTGCTGGTAACTTGCTCCAAATCGGATTCTCCTTCAACTAATATTGTTAAACATTATTTATTAGATACAAATTCCCATACGTTCGGAGAAATTGATTATGGAGTTCATGGCCCGGATACCAACGGCATATTGCAGGCAAAATGGACCCCTTCCGGTGACAAAATATGCTTTGAAGTTTCAGGATATGGACCAACAGGGCCAGGTAATTGTTATATCTTTTGCAACTCAGACGGTACGAATTTAAGGGGTGTAGGGACTAACTATACCGATCTTTCAAAGATATTAGAGAACCGTGGGGATATTGGTTCTCAAAGGAATCTGAAATGGAGTCCTGATTCTAGTAAAATTGCTTTTGAATGGCAAAAACCTGGAAATGCTTCAACTGGGGTATTTATCGCAAATGGAAATGGAACAAATGCCCATGAACTTTCTTCAGCTACATATCCACAACCTGCCTGGTATGACTCTGGCAAGGTCTTTATTGTTACCGATGAAGGAACTGTAGACCTGATCAATGAGAGCAGTGATTTGATTGATACTTTCCAGCCTGAGGACAAAGATGAAAAATATTGGGGATTTTCGCTCAGTCCTGACAGAAAAAAAATACTCTTAGTTTCAGGGCTACCGGATAGCTTCGATTTACATACGTATATCTCTGATACTGATGGTTCAAACTTAAAAGGAAACGTTTCTTTTTATGATGGAGACAATCCAGAAGATACCAACATCTTGACAAAAGAATATTGGCAGCCAAATGGTTCTCTTTTGCTGGTAAATCAGAACAGGAATCTGTATATTGTAGAAGGAAATGAAAACAACAAGCGTCTTTTGTATGAAGGCAATGCCAGTGAACCCCAGTGGTTCCCTGATGGGAAGAAAATATTATTCGTTGAAAACAAAAACAAGCTGTATTCAATTGATATTGATGGGACCAATCTGTCCTTTATCACTAATTTCGGGCCGACACCATCTCATTCCTGGTATAATTCAGACAAAATCGATCGTTTTTCAATTTATTCAATAAGTCCATCCGGTGATGTTATTGTATTTGCTTCTGCCCTTAACCCAGATACAGGAAAATTTTATAAAAATGAAACTGATAAAATTCTTGAAAGTGAGAATGACTCATCTAAATATTCAAGCATTGCTGCCCCTTTGTTTATTGTTAATTGCAATGGTTCTAGTCTCACTCAGGTGACACCCACAACAAAGGGTAGATTCGATATGCTCCGAAGGTGGAGACCTGATGGAAAACAATTTACGATTGAGTCTTATTCCCTTTATAGAACTGATTGGGAAGACTCTCTGGTCGATTTAAACAATCAAAACTCTTCTTCTATGTGGACTAATATGACTGTAACGAAAATTATAGAAAGAGAGGACCCTGCTACTGTCGGTAAAGCTCAAAATAGTGAGTCCAACTCTATAAACACATCACAGGTTACTGAGAATAAGGAAACAACTAATAAATCTCCTTCATTTATGTTTTTACAACTGTTTGTTTGCATAATGGGAGTCTGGTTACTGCATAAAGCCCGGGAGCAATGA
- a CDS encoding ABC transporter permease, translated as MDKNSVLTIAQKEFSDKLYEPSFIILLAIFTGTVFAYLQNRAGGDNFGDVVQVIAVFFPLMGIALGYDGIIKEKNSKSLNVLLTQPVFRDNIITGKFLGISMTLALVVFFSLTIIAASDFLISGKIAEFDSLLRLFIFGIFTFLYLLLFATFGLFTSVWCKTEIESLTFGVFVWINMCFALGPTIIMLASFASGQTLFDMTKEFASTASLFYNISPLHHFAEVIVGAQDLSFYGGFNVQSDVHGFLDTQYTLPYLLGFYWQNAIILLILPFLFLAASYISFLRDDI; from the coding sequence GTGGACAAAAACAGCGTTTTAACAATTGCGCAAAAAGAATTCTCAGACAAGTTGTATGAACCCAGTTTTATTATACTGCTAGCTATCTTTACGGGCACTGTATTTGCATATTTGCAAAACCGTGCAGGTGGAGATAATTTTGGAGACGTTGTCCAAGTTATTGCAGTATTTTTTCCATTAATGGGAATAGCCCTTGGGTATGACGGAATAATTAAAGAAAAAAATAGCAAAAGCCTCAATGTTTTATTGACACAACCGGTTTTCAGGGATAATATTATTACAGGCAAATTTCTGGGGATTTCAATGACCCTTGCTCTTGTAGTATTTTTTTCCCTTACGATAATTGCAGCTTCGGATTTCCTAATTTCTGGAAAAATAGCTGAGTTTGATTCCCTCTTACGGCTGTTTATTTTTGGGATATTTACCTTTCTTTATCTTTTACTTTTTGCCACATTTGGGCTTTTTACTTCAGTCTGGTGTAAAACAGAAATTGAATCCCTTACCTTTGGAGTTTTTGTCTGGATCAATATGTGTTTCGCCCTTGGACCCACTATAATAATGCTGGCATCTTTCGCGTCAGGTCAAACACTGTTTGATATGACAAAAGAATTTGCTTCTACAGCATCCTTATTTTATAATATCTCACCTTTGCATCATTTTGCTGAGGTAATTGTTGGAGCCCAAGATTTGAGTTTTTATGGAGGGTTCAATGTTCAGTCTGACGTACATGGATTTCTGGACACTCAGTATACATTACCTTATCTGCTTGGATTTTATTGGCAAAACGCGATAATTTTGTTAATTCTCCCATTTCTGTTTCTTGCGGCTTCATACATTTCATTTTTGAGAGATGATATTTAA
- a CDS encoding ABC transporter permease: MEKISNIEVIAQKEFTDHLKSPVFLLFTATFMLVVITWSYVQGTEVEYTLNVLGSPDLMRGFEGVAEVVGRFAPVMGIVLGFDAIVKEIKSSSMNVLLTHPVFRDNIILGKILGSGLCILLVLFFSINLATGVMLMASGLPVTMQQIIRIEIFVILTFFYSLIFLAISIMISTIAKKSNNSLMFNLIFWLIITILLAKLIFVVSYAFSEDLNTANGQTQIIKNFLPDYHFTSTAVGIKSTDTGMTSGIGGIFDTRYTLGAWAWEFWPNLAYLFVLPFILLIGSVLAFMKKDITY; this comes from the coding sequence GTGGAAAAGATCTCAAATATCGAAGTAATAGCCCAAAAAGAATTTACTGACCATCTAAAAAGTCCTGTATTCCTTTTATTTACAGCCACTTTCATGCTGGTTGTCATTACCTGGTCGTATGTACAGGGGACGGAAGTTGAATATACTTTGAATGTTCTTGGCAGTCCTGACTTAATGAGAGGGTTTGAAGGAGTAGCAGAGGTTGTCGGCCGTTTTGCGCCAGTTATGGGTATAGTACTGGGTTTTGATGCAATTGTCAAAGAAATAAAATCCAGCTCTATGAATGTTTTACTGACACATCCTGTTTTCAGAGATAATATAATTCTTGGCAAAATCCTGGGATCAGGCTTGTGTATCTTGCTGGTGCTCTTCTTTTCCATCAATCTGGCAACCGGAGTCATGCTCATGGCTTCTGGTCTCCCAGTTACTATGCAACAAATCATAAGGATTGAGATATTCGTGATTTTGACTTTTTTTTATTCTTTAATCTTCCTTGCAATCTCTATAATGATTTCGACAATAGCAAAAAAATCAAATAATTCCCTTATGTTCAACCTTATTTTCTGGCTTATCATAACGATATTGCTTGCCAAGTTAATCTTTGTTGTAAGTTATGCTTTTTCTGAAGATCTTAATACAGCAAATGGCCAGACTCAGATCATCAAGAACTTCTTACCTGATTATCATTTTACTTCAACTGCTGTGGGAATCAAAAGTACTGATACAGGAATGACTTCTGGAATAGGAGGGATATTTGATACCCGCTATACACTGGGAGCCTGGGCATGGGAATTCTGGCCCAACCTGGCCTATCTTTTTGTGCTGCCATTCATCTTGCTTATAGGCTCAGTACTCGCATTTATGAAAAAGGACATAACGTACTGA
- a CDS encoding ABC transporter permease, translated as MKNNNVLVLAQKEAADHLQDDGFLVLLATYTVIVFASTYMLGSVMVGSMAYGNNSVLLSSIHVKMISQFTPLVGIALGFDAVVREQKSGSLNVLLTHPLFRDNILAGKLLGSTLLVAAIIVFSVFVSVGTLLIFYGVEIGYTELIRIAVFTIFTFFYAVTFLGIAVLISTIVKNSTDSLTCNIIVWIFICILLGAIIKTVVAILTGQTSNEDLLITQLLNISPLHHYAEAVTGRADLSFMGVNVEPTIRGIFDTEYTLTQCLREFWMNIVVLIMTPVILFVIDFIAFLRKDITL; from the coding sequence ATGAAAAATAATAATGTACTTGTGCTTGCTCAAAAAGAGGCTGCTGACCATCTTCAAGATGATGGATTTTTGGTGTTGCTTGCGACATATACAGTAATAGTATTTGCCTCTACGTATATGCTTGGTTCCGTGATGGTCGGTTCCATGGCGTATGGTAACAATTCAGTTCTCTTAAGTAGCATTCATGTCAAAATGATATCCCAATTTACTCCATTGGTTGGCATAGCTCTGGGATTCGATGCAGTTGTCAGAGAACAGAAATCTGGATCACTGAATGTGTTGCTAACTCATCCACTATTCAGAGATAATATTCTCGCAGGGAAATTACTCGGATCAACGTTATTGGTAGCTGCTATAATCGTATTTTCGGTTTTTGTATCTGTAGGAACACTCTTGATCTTCTATGGAGTCGAGATCGGATATACGGAACTAATCAGAATAGCTGTGTTCACTATTTTCACATTTTTCTATGCAGTGACATTTTTGGGAATTGCAGTTTTAATCTCCACGATAGTAAAAAACTCCACTGATTCACTAACCTGCAACATTATTGTATGGATCTTTATCTGCATATTACTTGGTGCAATTATCAAGACAGTTGTTGCCATATTGACAGGTCAAACATCGAATGAAGATTTATTGATCACACAACTTTTGAATATATCACCACTGCATCACTATGCAGAAGCTGTGACTGGAAGAGCTGATTTGAGTTTTATGGGAGTTAACGTAGAACCAACCATAAGAGGGATTTTTGATACTGAATATACTCTCACTCAATGTTTAAGAGAATTCTGGATGAACATTGTAGTGCTGATAATGACTCCGGTTATACTATTCGTAATAGATTTCATTGCATTTCTCAGGAAGGATATTACTTTGTGA
- a CDS encoding ABC transporter permease, which yields MEKYRNMFVIAQKEFADNIWSPGFAILMFVFTIIVFSLSYGSGIGPEGNAISRGYLDISQIVSLFLPFMGIALGFDAISKERESGSLNVLLTHPIYRDNIIAGKTLGAMITLVLVVFISIFTVLGTILLASGTELSSPILNRLVIFAILTYLYLSIFLSLGILSSIVTKNATKSLVYNIAIWVILCIVFGMISTTTASIITGHKPTDLDDNERFLELNADIQKLSPEHNYAMAVSGVSGLSLLGVSSERSSVRGIFDMEYTLKQWWNELWINVLILIITPIFLIIIAFIMFLRQDVSKDMG from the coding sequence GTGGAAAAATATCGGAATATGTTTGTGATTGCCCAGAAAGAATTTGCAGACAATATATGGAGCCCAGGGTTCGCAATACTTATGTTTGTATTCACAATTATTGTTTTTTCTTTAAGTTATGGTTCTGGAATTGGGCCAGAAGGGAATGCCATATCCAGAGGTTATCTTGATATCTCTCAAATTGTTTCCCTCTTCTTGCCGTTTATGGGAATTGCACTTGGTTTCGATGCAATTAGCAAAGAGAGGGAGTCCGGATCTTTGAATGTGCTTCTGACGCATCCAATATATAGGGATAATATCATTGCTGGAAAAACACTTGGAGCAATGATTACACTAGTTCTGGTAGTATTTATATCAATTTTCACAGTTCTCGGAACAATACTTTTGGCATCAGGAACCGAGTTAAGTTCACCAATTCTAAACCGATTGGTAATCTTTGCAATTCTTACATACTTATATCTATCAATATTTTTGTCACTTGGTATACTTAGTTCTATTGTGACAAAAAATGCAACAAAATCACTGGTATACAACATAGCGATCTGGGTTATATTATGTATTGTATTTGGTATGATTAGTACTACCACCGCTTCTATTATAACTGGGCATAAACCCACTGATTTAGATGATAATGAACGTTTTTTAGAACTGAATGCAGATATTCAAAAATTGTCACCAGAACATAATTATGCTATGGCGGTAAGTGGTGTGTCTGGTTTGAGTTTGTTAGGTGTTTCAAGTGAGAGATCAAGCGTGCGAGGGATATTTGACATGGAATATACGCTGAAGCAGTGGTGGAATGAACTCTGGATAAATGTTCTAATTTTAATTATTACTCCTATTTTTTTAATTATAATAGCATTTATAATGTTTTTGCGCCAGGATGTATCAAAGGACATGGGGTAA
- a CDS encoding TolB family protein, whose protein sequence is MFNKQIPLTLMFIALVCISFQPVSASDSLNQTNVSVVSDLNQTVGKNIIGLVDTNRLEIGNKPVFDIIWSPDGSHMLINVVVNVYPKGKPDLYGCVGALYAANTDGSGIKRIAWAEFISSRGGITINPPLWSQSGDYFAYVEWVKGRMYKIKSVNLYVMSKDLNLIQKVELDPKVTGLESDLANFKWSPIENKFAALVPGEIVIYDLDEKNELNFSISGDDAEITDMEWSPDGKKIVFLKNGQDIIALDIENGEFNQIYSAKYVGMYGEKWSTDSKRLIFYEIKTSEKVDDVSYDIYVADEDLEKPVKITTFTSGSSRVIQWYPDSEKILVKKCSDDSCALYSLSITGKMKKLIKKDKIIDGMVAPNGYISATSLNPNSTTPPYIRTYDLFLLNESDRLTIENVPYYTWEGADVLFATDYKLSVLNTSTHDTWDIPLPSKNFDRLSLDPSGRFVAVDNIIFEIHEQGTHTQISAKNYTNSTASETAIIKKDMDEHSKIDTTEDATANTSELPGFPAIIALMGVLIVFVCIHMEK, encoded by the coding sequence ATGTTCAATAAGCAGATCCCATTAACACTGATGTTCATTGCTCTGGTTTGCATATCTTTTCAACCAGTTTCCGCAAGCGATAGCTTAAACCAGACGAATGTAAGCGTAGTGTCTGACTTGAATCAGACAGTGGGCAAAAACATCATTGGTCTTGTCGACACGAACCGCCTTGAGATCGGAAATAAACCCGTTTTTGATATAATCTGGAGCCCTGACGGCAGTCATATGCTGATTAATGTAGTTGTCAATGTATATCCGAAAGGGAAACCTGATTTATATGGCTGTGTAGGTGCACTCTATGCAGCAAATACGGACGGTTCCGGAATAAAGCGTATTGCATGGGCAGAATTTATTTCCAGTCGCGGTGGAATAACAATTAATCCACCTTTATGGAGCCAATCTGGCGATTATTTTGCATATGTGGAGTGGGTAAAAGGAAGAATGTATAAGATAAAATCTGTCAATCTTTATGTTATGTCAAAAGATCTAAACCTTATTCAAAAGGTAGAATTAGATCCAAAAGTAACAGGTTTAGAATCTGACTTAGCTAACTTCAAATGGTCCCCAATAGAAAATAAATTTGCTGCACTCGTACCTGGAGAAATTGTCATTTACGATCTGGATGAAAAAAATGAGTTAAATTTTAGCATCTCGGGTGATGACGCAGAAATAACTGATATGGAATGGTCTCCGGATGGTAAGAAAATCGTATTTTTAAAAAACGGTCAGGATATTATCGCTTTAGATATTGAAAATGGAGAATTTAATCAGATCTATTCTGCAAAGTATGTTGGAATGTATGGCGAAAAATGGAGTACGGATAGTAAAAGATTAATTTTCTATGAGATTAAAACATCAGAAAAAGTTGACGATGTCAGTTACGATATATATGTTGCGGATGAAGACCTGGAGAAGCCTGTAAAAATCACAACTTTTACTTCGGGTTCGTCAAGGGTGATACAATGGTACCCGGACAGTGAAAAGATTTTAGTTAAAAAATGTTCTGATGATTCTTGTGCACTATACTCTCTCTCAATAACCGGCAAGATGAAAAAACTGATCAAGAAGGATAAAATAATTGATGGGATGGTAGCCCCTAACGGTTATATATCAGCAACCAGCCTTAATCCCAACTCCACGACTCCACCTTATATAAGAACGTATGACCTGTTTTTGCTCAACGAATCAGACAGATTGACAATTGAGAATGTGCCCTATTACACCTGGGAAGGCGCAGATGTGCTATTTGCTACGGATTATAAGTTATCAGTACTAAACACCAGCACACATGATACTTGGGACATACCACTACCATCGAAGAATTTTGATAGGCTCAGTTTGGACCCATCCGGACGCTTCGTTGCTGTAGATAATATTATTTTCGAAATACATGAACAAGGTACCCACACACAAATATCTGCCAAAAATTACACAAACAGTACTGCATCCGAAACGGCGATAATCAAAAAAGATATGGATGAACATTCAAAAATAGATACTACTGAAGATGCCACTGCAAATACTTCTGAACTACCTGGATTTCCTGCAATTATTGCATTAATGGGCGTATTAATTGTATTCGTCTGCATACATATGGAAAAATAA